In one Patescibacteria group bacterium genomic region, the following are encoded:
- a CDS encoding bifunctional (p)ppGpp synthetase/guanosine-3',5'-bis(diphosphate) 3'-pyrophosphohydrolase, with protein sequence MPEIKEIIDLMNSPSQRDIKLITKAYDFAHNAHKGHKRNSGDPYFVHLFETAKTLAELGMGPRTISAGFLHDTIEDTSITSEKLKSSFGNKILYLVEGVTKLGSLKYHGTKKHTESLRKLFVATSQDLRVLIIKLADRLHNMKTLEFVPENKQKRIALETLEIYAPIADRLGMGQLKGELEDLAFPFVYPEKYEEVLHLLKMKSKETLKHLEKIYKSLKKSLAKHDITNIRTEYRMKRLYSLYQKLKHKDWDIDKIYDISALRIITSTVSECYQILGIIHNNWRPLPGKIKDYISFEKPNGYQSLHTTVFTGDGGIVEIQIRTEKMNREAQYGVAAHISYKDYFKSKKISPNLLWFKDLLPVMEWGNNSKSAVKKKGPKYTRPTIPQWIQQIAESQKGVSGSEEFLDTLRTDFFSYRVFVFTPRGDVVDLPVDSSPVDFAYAIHSDIGDHISGTKVNGKLVSLETKLRNGDIVEIMTKESSHPTQKWMNFAKTTIARRHIKSTLQKNN encoded by the coding sequence ATGCCGGAAATTAAGGAAATTATTGATTTGATGAATTCACCCTCACAGAGGGATATAAAACTCATTACAAAAGCATACGACTTTGCGCACAATGCCCACAAAGGGCACAAAAGAAACTCGGGGGACCCATATTTTGTGCATCTATTTGAAACAGCAAAAACTCTAGCGGAGCTTGGTATGGGGCCACGAACCATATCCGCCGGATTTCTGCATGACACAATAGAAGATACAAGCATAACTTCAGAAAAGCTGAAAAGTTCATTCGGAAACAAAATACTATATCTCGTGGAAGGAGTTACAAAACTGGGATCATTGAAATATCACGGCACAAAAAAACACACGGAAAGTCTCCGCAAACTATTCGTGGCAACTTCTCAGGACCTTCGAGTTCTTATCATCAAGCTTGCTGACCGACTGCACAATATGAAAACACTGGAGTTTGTTCCAGAAAACAAACAAAAAAGAATAGCTCTTGAGACACTTGAAATCTACGCCCCGATTGCTGACCGTCTCGGCATGGGACAATTAAAGGGAGAGCTTGAAGATTTAGCCTTTCCTTTCGTATATCCTGAAAAATACGAAGAGGTTCTTCATCTCTTAAAAATGAAAAGTAAGGAGACATTGAAGCATCTTGAAAAAATATACAAATCTCTTAAAAAGAGTCTCGCGAAGCATGATATAACAAACATTCGCACTGAATATCGAATGAAGCGATTGTATAGTCTATATCAAAAACTTAAACATAAGGACTGGGATATTGATAAAATATACGATATCTCAGCCTTGCGTATCATTACCTCTACGGTCAGCGAATGCTACCAAATACTGGGAATTATTCACAACAACTGGCGCCCACTGCCGGGGAAAATAAAAGACTATATATCATTTGAAAAACCAAATGGATACCAAAGTCTCCATACAACTGTTTTCACTGGAGATGGTGGTATTGTAGAAATTCAAATACGAACTGAGAAAATGAACAGAGAAGCTCAGTACGGTGTTGCTGCTCATATATCGTATAAAGATTACTTTAAATCAAAAAAAATAAGCCCAAACCTACTCTGGTTTAAAGACCTGTTGCCTGTGATGGAATGGGGTAACAATTCAAAATCAGCAGTAAAGAAAAAAGGCCCAAAGTATACCCGCCCAACCATTCCACAGTGGATACAACAAATTGCAGAATCACAAAAAGGCGTTTCTGGATCGGAAGAGTTTTTGGACACACTTCGAACAGATTTTTTCAGTTACCGCGTATTCGTATTTACACCACGCGGTGATGTGGTTGATCTTCCTGTAGACTCAAGTCCTGTTGATTTTGCGTACGCAATACATTCCGATATTGGAGACCATATATCGGGGACTAAGGTAAATGGAAAATTGGTATCTCTTGAAACTAAACTTAGGAATGGCGATATTGTTGAAATCATGACCAAAGAATCAAGTCATCCTACACAAAAGTGGATGAATTTTGCAAAAACAACAATAGCACGACGTCATATTAAGTCAACTTTGCAAAAAAATAATTGA
- the topA gene encoding type I DNA topoisomerase, giving the protein MKLLIVESPAKAKTISKYLDDKYTVRASVGHVRDLPKNNKKAIDIEAGFVPHYEIVKGKEKIINEIKELAKSASEVILATDPDREGEAIAWHIKELTNLKNPKRIVFNEITKEAVQEALKHPRKIDENLRKAQEARRVLDRLVGYDLSGLIWKKVRYGLSAGRVQSPALRIIMEKEREIRAFKPETFWVITADVKNNAKDKFTLTCTEEPNKKEEVERILSVGKAGMWNVLDVKESEMKRSPRAPFTTSTLQQTASSRLGFAPSKTMGVAQKLYEAGHITYMRTDSITMSKMAISQILDLVEKKYGKEYASARIYKTRSKSAQEAHEAVRPTYVSKEFNGTTDEQKKLYRLIWERAVASQMSDAKVLKTKITVKVKPVDGNKEISDFAINGSRVLFDGWLRVDTKARGEDVELPKTTPGETLTLLHLHDEEKQTQPPFRYTEAGLIKELEKRGIGRPSTYASIMRTLLDRGYVEKENKTLFPTDTGDVVSTFLENNFKEYISDSFTAEMENELDEIAEGKREYSKTLKDFYTPFIKEVKAKEGIEKLTNLGEVPKEFPCPKCDSSMVFKLSRQGKFMSCSKFPQCHGARTIDGEKLEGIKELGEECPECKSGQLVERDGKFGRFIACGKYPKCKYVRKNPEEEARASTGVLCPICKIGTMTEKKGRYGIFYSCSDYPSCKHAIKAKPTGDVCKECGSLMMEGTKTIPVRCSKKECPNHKPNKLNSVT; this is encoded by the coding sequence ATGAAACTATTAATAGTAGAATCTCCGGCAAAAGCCAAAACAATATCTAAATATCTTGATGACAAGTACACTGTTCGCGCAAGTGTGGGCCATGTTCGTGATTTACCAAAAAATAACAAAAAAGCGATAGATATAGAAGCAGGATTTGTTCCCCACTATGAAATCGTCAAAGGAAAAGAAAAAATAATTAATGAAATAAAAGAACTTGCAAAAAGTGCAAGCGAGGTGATTCTTGCAACTGACCCTGACCGTGAAGGAGAAGCTATAGCATGGCATATAAAAGAATTGACCAATCTAAAAAATCCAAAACGGATTGTTTTCAATGAAATCACAAAAGAAGCGGTGCAAGAGGCACTAAAGCATCCACGCAAAATAGATGAGAATTTGCGAAAGGCTCAAGAAGCGCGGAGGGTGTTGGACCGACTCGTTGGTTACGATCTCTCTGGGCTCATATGGAAAAAAGTGAGATACGGACTTTCAGCAGGGCGTGTCCAGTCACCTGCACTGCGCATCATAATGGAAAAAGAGAGAGAAATTAGAGCCTTCAAACCGGAAACATTTTGGGTGATAACCGCTGATGTAAAAAATAATGCGAAGGATAAATTTACACTCACCTGTACAGAAGAACCAAATAAAAAAGAAGAAGTTGAAAGAATTCTCTCTGTAGGAAAAGCGGGAATGTGGAATGTGTTAGATGTAAAAGAATCTGAGATGAAGCGTTCTCCGAGAGCTCCTTTCACAACTTCAACTCTTCAGCAAACTGCCAGTTCGCGGCTGGGTTTTGCTCCTTCTAAAACAATGGGTGTCGCTCAAAAACTGTATGAAGCAGGTCATATTACCTACATGAGAACAGACAGCATTACTATGAGCAAAATGGCAATTTCACAAATACTGGATTTGGTAGAAAAAAAATACGGAAAAGAGTATGCCTCAGCCCGTATATACAAAACCAGAAGCAAATCTGCGCAAGAAGCTCATGAAGCAGTGCGACCAACATACGTATCAAAAGAATTTAACGGAACAACCGATGAACAGAAAAAATTATATCGCCTTATTTGGGAAAGAGCTGTTGCTTCGCAAATGTCAGACGCTAAAGTTCTAAAAACCAAAATTACGGTAAAAGTAAAACCGGTGGATGGCAACAAAGAGATTTCTGATTTCGCTATTAACGGTTCACGGGTGCTTTTTGATGGATGGCTTAGGGTGGATACAAAAGCACGTGGAGAAGATGTAGAGCTTCCAAAAACAACCCCTGGAGAGACGCTTACACTTCTGCATTTGCACGATGAAGAAAAGCAAACTCAACCTCCTTTTAGATACACCGAGGCGGGTCTTATTAAAGAATTAGAAAAAAGAGGAATAGGAAGACCGTCAACCTATGCTTCCATAATGCGAACCCTTTTGGATAGAGGTTATGTAGAAAAAGAAAACAAAACACTGTTCCCTACGGACACTGGGGACGTGGTCAGTACATTTCTGGAGAATAATTTCAAGGAATATATAAGTGATTCTTTTACTGCAGAAATGGAAAATGAACTAGATGAAATAGCGGAAGGAAAAAGAGAGTACTCTAAAACGCTTAAAGACTTTTACACACCATTTATAAAAGAAGTGAAAGCTAAAGAAGGTATAGAAAAACTCACAAACTTAGGCGAGGTACCGAAAGAGTTTCCCTGTCCCAAGTGTGATTCTTCTATGGTTTTTAAACTTTCCCGCCAGGGCAAATTCATGAGCTGTTCAAAATTCCCACAGTGTCACGGAGCTCGAACAATAGATGGAGAAAAGCTTGAAGGAATAAAAGAATTGGGTGAAGAGTGTCCGGAGTGTAAGTCTGGGCAATTGGTGGAACGAGATGGTAAGTTTGGAAGATTTATTGCATGTGGTAAATATCCTAAATGTAAATATGTCAGAAAAAATCCGGAAGAAGAAGCACGCGCCTCAACCGGAGTCCTATGCCCAATATGCAAAATTGGAACCATGACAGAAAAAAAAGGACGGTATGGAATCTTTTACAGCTGCTCGGACTATCCATCCTGCAAACATGCTATTAAGGCAAAGCCAACTGGAGATGTGTGCAAAGAGTGTGGGTCACTCATGATGGAAGGCACAAAAACAATACCCGTACGTTGTAGTAAAAAAGAGTGCCCAAATCATAAGCCGAACAAATTAAATAGTGTTACATAA
- the serS gene encoding serine--tRNA ligase produces MLDIKFIRDNADLIKTAAKKKHIEIDVDALIELDNERRKLIALVEKKRTEQNSATDSIAAETDEEKRKSAIAEMKILKESLQKEEKLLRDIMEQWQRLMIQVPNIPDVSVPEGDSDEKNKEIKSWGKRPKFSFEPKSHIELMEQLDMLDLSRGAKVSGFRGYFLKNDGALLSFAIWHFTLDTFMEKGGFTPIITPSLVRRETFLGTGYIPQGEEDLYKTQDSDYLAGTSEVALMGYYMDEILEKKDLPVKFFGFSDCFRREVGSHGKDTKGIMRVHEFFKFEQVILCEANHEESVKYHEWINRNAEELIEKLNIPYRTVLNCGGDLGLGQVKKYDIELWVPSENKYREISSASYFHDFQTRRLNIRYRDDDGKLKFAHSLNSTAIATPRALIALIENNQQEDGSIVVPEVLQKYIGKNTISKKAN; encoded by the coding sequence ATGCTCGATATTAAATTTATCAGAGACAATGCCGATCTCATTAAGACAGCGGCGAAAAAAAAGCATATTGAGATTGATGTCGATGCGCTCATAGAGCTTGATAATGAGCGACGGAAACTCATTGCATTAGTAGAAAAGAAAAGGACCGAGCAAAACTCTGCAACGGACTCCATTGCGGCAGAAACAGATGAAGAGAAAAGAAAAAGCGCAATAGCAGAAATGAAAATTCTCAAAGAGAGTTTGCAAAAAGAAGAAAAACTATTGCGGGATATAATGGAACAGTGGCAACGTTTAATGATTCAGGTTCCTAATATTCCCGACGTGTCTGTGCCTGAGGGTGATAGTGATGAAAAAAATAAGGAGATTAAATCCTGGGGCAAGCGACCAAAATTTTCGTTTGAGCCAAAAAGCCACATAGAACTTATGGAGCAATTAGATATGCTTGATCTTAGTCGTGGTGCAAAAGTATCGGGTTTCCGCGGCTACTTTCTCAAAAACGACGGTGCACTTTTAAGTTTTGCAATATGGCATTTCACCCTTGATACTTTTATGGAAAAGGGTGGATTTACTCCCATTATTACACCATCATTGGTGCGGAGAGAGACATTTTTGGGGACTGGATATATTCCACAAGGAGAAGAGGATTTGTATAAGACCCAAGATAGTGACTATCTTGCTGGAACATCGGAGGTGGCATTGATGGGGTATTACATGGATGAGATACTTGAGAAAAAGGATTTACCGGTGAAGTTTTTTGGATTTTCAGACTGCTTTAGAAGAGAGGTGGGTAGTCATGGAAAAGATACAAAAGGAATAATGCGTGTGCATGAGTTTTTTAAATTTGAACAAGTCATTTTGTGCGAAGCAAATCATGAAGAATCGGTAAAGTATCATGAATGGATAAATAGAAATGCAGAAGAGTTAATTGAAAAATTGAATATTCCATATCGTACGGTGCTTAACTGTGGGGGCGATCTCGGACTCGGACAGGTGAAAAAATACGACATTGAGCTATGGGTTCCGTCTGAGAACAAATATCGTGAAATTAGTTCAGCTTCATATTTCCACGACTTTCAGACGAGACGACTCAATATTCGCTATCGCGATGACGATGGGAAATTAAAGTTTGCACACTCACTCAACAGCACTGCTATTGCTACACCACGAGCACTTATTGCACTCATTGAAAATAACCAACAAGAAGACGGGTCTATCGTAGTACCAGAGGTACTCCAGAAGTACATTGGAAAAAACACCATATCAAAAAAAGCAAACTAA
- a CDS encoding DUF397 domain-containing protein, producing MNTMIKDGAFRKSSLSRKPGLHCVEVAHRDDDTIVVRNSKIPGDNKLHFNRREWDAFIRGVKVGEFDI from the coding sequence ATGAATACCATGATTAAAGACGGTGCTTTTCGAAAGTCTTCCTTAAGTCGGAAGCCTGGGTTGCACTGTGTAGAAGTTGCTCACAGGGATGATGACACAATCGTCGTCAGGAATTCAAAAATCCCGGGCGATAATAAGTTACATTTCAATAGGAGGGAATGGGATGCTTTCATTCGTGGGGTTAAAGTCGGCGAATTCGACATCTAG
- the dprA gene encoding DNA-protecting protein DprA translates to MGYIIRQLAPSDFPKLLEEIPDAPKRLFAVGPMPHRDSKCLCVVGSRKYSSYGREVCEKLIVGLRGYNVTIISGLALGIDALAHRNALTAGLATVAIPGSGLGQSVLYPSANRGLAEAIIASGGALLSEFEESERATPYNFPRRNRIMAGMSHAVLVIEAERQSGTLITSRLATDYNRDVLTVPHPIFSNTSHGPHMLLRLGAAVITDAEDIVKALGINTKHNRTADNKNLSERERKVVELLNEPLPRDELIALLNISIQDANILLSAMEIKGLIREQYGELHSI, encoded by the coding sequence ATGGGCTATATTATTAGACAACTTGCACCTTCTGACTTTCCAAAGCTACTCGAAGAAATTCCTGATGCACCAAAGCGACTGTTTGCTGTTGGTCCTATGCCACACAGAGACTCAAAATGCCTCTGCGTTGTCGGCTCCAGAAAATACTCCTCGTACGGAAGAGAGGTCTGTGAGAAACTGATCGTGGGACTGCGCGGATACAATGTAACTATTATCTCTGGACTGGCTCTTGGAATTGATGCTCTTGCACATCGCAATGCTCTTACTGCAGGTCTTGCGACTGTCGCTATTCCAGGATCCGGACTAGGTCAGTCAGTGCTTTACCCAAGTGCAAACCGAGGGCTTGCAGAGGCAATTATTGCATCGGGAGGTGCCCTACTGTCTGAATTTGAAGAAAGTGAGCGCGCAACACCGTATAATTTCCCGAGAAGAAACAGAATCATGGCTGGGATGTCGCACGCCGTTTTGGTTATTGAAGCTGAGAGACAGTCCGGAACACTTATCACTTCGCGACTTGCAACTGATTACAATAGAGATGTACTGACTGTACCTCATCCTATTTTTTCAAACACGTCACATGGCCCGCACATGCTGTTGCGCCTTGGTGCTGCCGTCATTACAGATGCCGAGGATATCGTTAAAGCACTCGGTATTAATACAAAGCACAATCGTACAGCAGATAATAAAAATCTCTCCGAGCGAGAACGGAAAGTTGTGGAACTACTCAACGAGCCACTGCCACGTGACGAACTTATTGCTCTTCTTAATATATCTATACAAGATGCAAACATCTTACTCAGCGCAATGGAAATAAAGGGTCTTATTAGAGAGCAATACGGAGAACTCCACAGCATATAA
- a CDS encoding ParB/RepB/Spo0J family partition protein produces the protein MSQFYSDSIFWIEIDKIKPNPYQPRRDFDEGKLADLAESIRQYGILQPLVATRHEEQREDGGLSVSYELIVGERRLRASKIAGLTQVPVTIRTGEDDNKMKLEIAIIENVQREDLNPIDRARAFQQLVSEFHFKHSQVAQKIGKSREYVSNSLRLLALPPEIQQSLAEGVISEGHARPMMMLGDRPEEQNTLYKEVMVKKLTVREAEAIARRVAQDKVRKKSSYLDPEIIALEKELTEKLGTRVHIEQREVGGKILIDFFSGDDLKSIAEILHAGGDKKNDVPQDDKPVTEKDIKEEIVASTKDQPVDDRPEVERDGDEDIYSVKNFSI, from the coding sequence ATGTCACAATTTTACAGCGATTCAATTTTTTGGATAGAGATAGATAAAATAAAGCCAAACCCGTACCAGCCAAGACGTGATTTTGATGAGGGTAAATTGGCTGATTTGGCCGAGTCGATTCGCCAGTACGGCATACTTCAGCCGCTCGTGGCAACCCGTCATGAGGAACAACGCGAGGACGGGGGACTCTCGGTTTCGTACGAGCTCATTGTAGGGGAGCGGAGATTGCGTGCCTCAAAGATTGCGGGTCTTACTCAAGTTCCAGTTACAATTCGTACCGGTGAGGATGACAATAAAATGAAGCTTGAGATTGCTATCATTGAAAATGTTCAACGAGAAGACCTAAACCCAATTGACAGGGCACGAGCATTTCAACAGTTGGTGAGTGAATTTCATTTCAAACACAGCCAGGTGGCGCAGAAAATCGGAAAAAGCAGAGAATATGTATCAAACAGTTTACGACTCTTGGCTCTCCCACCTGAAATACAACAATCACTTGCTGAGGGAGTCATTTCAGAGGGACATGCGCGTCCTATGATGATGCTTGGCGATAGACCGGAAGAGCAAAACACACTTTATAAGGAAGTTATGGTGAAAAAGCTCACCGTGCGCGAAGCAGAAGCAATCGCTCGGCGGGTTGCTCAAGATAAAGTAAGGAAAAAGTCATCCTATTTGGACCCTGAAATAATTGCACTTGAAAAGGAACTCACCGAAAAGCTTGGAACACGCGTACATATAGAACAGCGCGAAGTCGGTGGGAAAATTCTTATTGATTTCTTTTCTGGAGACGACCTTAAAAGTATTGCAGAAATACTCCACGCAGGTGGAGATAAAAAGAATGATGTTCCGCAAGACGACAAACCTGTCACCGAAAAAGATATAAAAGAAGAAATAGTTGCTTCAACGAAAGATCAGCCAGTGGATGACAGACCGGAAGTAGAGCGGGATGGTGACGAAGATATCTACTCCGTCAAGAATTTTTCAATTTAA